The DNA window TTTTAGCCTCTTTTTAATTTCACCCCGACGTTATAATTTTATCccatgatattttttaaatagcatggtgattatataatatatttttacaaatgtaCAAAGGTTCATTTTACTCCCCTAAATTAACATAGAAAAttgattaagtttatattcagaAAGATATGTTATAAATTCGACcttttaactctttttaaaaaactagtttcgcattacgtgctatgcacgttgctcgtaacgtaactcgtcaatgtacatattagtaaatttattataattatatcaatttttttatttataattaatattaaattagttaagaatttttataaaaataaatataatatattcggttattaaatttttttccatactgaatttattcttcttttggttttataataaccatgattaaataattaacttaattttattaataatatctttaaaaatagtcagatagaaatttaaataataatatattgactaaatatagtattttaattttgtagttaaatcaaactaaaagataggtattcctactaatttggagacaatttaattattttttacatactaaaaactaaattgaagataatttagctacctattctaattaggactttaattacaatagtgattaatttattaactaattagttaataactataaaacctttatttagtaataaactgaaaaggattattcagtaaatttgcctgtcccccccatccgtgcttttatatatagtatagatagataatCGAAATACTATATATTTTGTGAAGATGGTGGAATATTTATAAGTCAATTTAAAGTTGAAGTGGTAAATTGGGTGATAATGCCAAATTTAAGATGATTTTCTTTAAAAGTTCTAAATTTagcaaatgatttttttatacaagTTATGAGTAAGATGAATTTTATGGTATAAGCATCAACTGGACGCTATAGTCGCAGGTTTAAATTTCAACTATTTTTTCTAATAATTGGTGTGATTGGAATTATACTGTTGACCATTATAATTCTAAATTAACAAGTATGTGAATTTATTGACGAAATTATCAAGTATCGAAATTTGACGGTGAGTATGGACTTAAGCTCGTAAAAATTAGTCctcatcatattttttttttttgaagaaattgGAAGTGGGTAATGGTCGACAAATACGTTTGTGGGTATAGTCCAGAAATTGAAAGGCCAGCAGAAGAAATTACGTTGTGTTTTGTCCTCAGTGGCAATAATTTGGATTTCCTAATTGGATTATTCTTCGTAACGTCTGTTAATATAGTCGACCGACTTTTCTGATAATCTCTTGTTACATATTgtacatttaaaataatttaaatgtgattttattcataaataatTAGACATGAATAATTAAATGGCAGGCAAAATACTGGACGGTAGCACTGGAGATGTGGCTAATGATGAATATCATCGGTACAAGGTAAATTGGATattgattattaaaatatttaatttattttgatttgttacaGTAATAGCcaagctaattaattatttctatttatattACAGGAAGATGTTGGGATTATGAAAGAGATGGGCTTAGACGCTTACAGATTTTCCATCTCCTGGTCTAGAATATTGCCaagtaaaattaatatttaaaatctatattataattattatttataaaataaaactccAACTGTTAGAAGCTAACAAAATGTTAATTGATGCATAATACAGAAGGCAAATTAAATGGAGGAGTTAACAAAGAGGGAACCAAATACTACAACAACCTCATCAATGAGCTTCTAGCCAATGGTTataatttcattaattattcttataattaatttaattatttatttgtaaactTATATATTACGGTAATATTCACCGACAGCCTCTCAACTTTCATCGATCTTCCACTGCAATTTTTAGGCTAACAATATTCTTtcaatactttattttatattcatgTTATTTTTTACGTCACTTCAGTTTTATTTTCATCAAACTACTGACATGGTGCTGCAAAGCCAAAAAAAGTCGGTCCAAATAAGAATTCAGTTGGCTGCAACGTCGTGAATTTTGATAAAAACGGAGTTGAAGTGACATCAAGAAAAAGAATCATAAATTAGGACTATAGTGGGAGAGAAACTAAAATTGAGGGACTGTTAATAAAAATTACCCTACATAGCATCATGTTTCAAGTAATTTCTCCAATtcattttgtttctttattcTGGAATTTCAGGCATTCAACCCTTTATAACTCTCTTCCATTGGGATCTTCCTCAAGCTTTGGAAGATGAATATGGCGGTTTTCTTAGTTATAAGATTGTGTGAGTAATTAGCCATACTACTGATATTCAAATCTTTAAATCTTTAATTCAATTTACTCAATTTTAATCTTATTGATTTTCAattgttaataaataaatatagggATGATTTTCGAGACTATGCGGaaatatgttttaaactttttggagACAGAGTGAAGCATTGGATCACATTGAACGAGCCATGGAGCTATAGTGTTGCTGGGTATGCTATGGGGGCGTTAGCACCGGGTAGATGTTCGAGTTGGTTAGAATTGAATTGTACAGGGGGCGATTCAGCAACCGAGCCATACATTGTCGCTCATAATCAGCTTCTTGCTCATGCTGCTGCAGTCAGATTGTACAAGACCAAATTTCaggtttaattttattttacctCATTTAATTTGTAGAATatgttttagttaatttttcgtgaaaaaagaaattatatttaGGTTCATGATAATATATTTGGCAGGAAAAGCAGAAGGGAATAATAGGGATTACTTTAGTATCAAATTGGTTTATCCCCTACTCGAATGCCAAGCATCATCGAAATGCTGCAAAACGAGCTATTGATTTCATGTTCGGATGGTACATATTTATGTTGTACAAAATATTTTCCGGTCCAACATATTGATTgacattttatttcaattttggaAATGCTTTTAAAAGTCCGAAATTCTATTGTTTTGCAGGTTTATGGATCCGATATCAAATGGCGATTATCCCCACACATTAAAATCTCTAGTTGGGGATAGATTACCAAAATTTTCAGAGGAGCAATCTAAAATGGTTAAAGGGTCGTTTGATTTTCTTGGATTGAACTATTATACTTCTAACTATGCAGCATATGTACGCTATTCTAATACTATTAATGCTACCATTTTAACCGATGCTCGAGCCAATCTTTCAAGtgagcaattttttttattcaacttataattgaaaattt is part of the Mercurialis annua linkage group LG3, ddMerAnnu1.2, whole genome shotgun sequence genome and encodes:
- the LOC130014475 gene encoding beta-glucosidase 12-like, giving the protein MAIKSFILLSLLLLVLGSVETTSVAFSGNYDPISLNRSSFPAGFLFGTASAAYQYEGAAHEGGKGPSIWDTYAHRYPGKILDGSTGDVANDEYHRYKEDVGIMKEMGLDAYRFSISWSRILPKGKLNGGVNKEGTKYYNNLINELLANGIQPFITLFHWDLPQALEDEYGGFLSYKIVDDFRDYAEICFKLFGDRVKHWITLNEPWSYSVAGYAMGALAPGRCSSWLELNCTGGDSATEPYIVAHNQLLAHAAAVRLYKTKFQEKQKGIIGITLVSNWFIPYSNAKHHRNAAKRAIDFMFGWFMDPISNGDYPHTLKSLVGDRLPKFSEEQSKMVKGSFDFLGLNYYTSNYAAYVRYSNTINATILTDARANLSTERNGIPIGPKAASEWLYVYPRGIRDLLLYTKKKYNNPLIYITENGIDEFNNATTLTLEEQLADNMRIDYYYKHLSFLQRAIKDGANVKGYFAWSLLDNFEWGYGYTVRFGINYVDYKDGLKRYPKLSAHWFKKFLKK